One window from the genome of Serinibacter salmoneus encodes:
- a CDS encoding histidine phosphatase family protein — translation MPRTLVHVVRHGEVHNPDGVLYGRLPGYRLSERGLAMAQLVADTLHDGGAQVRLVVASPLLRAQQTAAPMARAFGLEVGVDARLLEAGNILQGRRLSAGGPTALLAPDVLRHLYNPFTPSWGEPFTQQRDRMIAAVASARTAVDAAGGGEAVLVSHQSPIWALRRALQGQPLWHDPRTRECSLASVTTLTFDGATLLTHDYAEPAAALLPEKPGVAGA, via the coding sequence ATGCCACGAACCCTCGTCCACGTCGTGCGGCACGGTGAGGTCCACAACCCCGACGGCGTGCTGTACGGCAGGCTGCCCGGCTACCGCCTCTCCGAGCGCGGTCTTGCCATGGCGCAGCTGGTCGCCGACACCCTGCACGACGGCGGCGCCCAGGTGCGCCTCGTCGTCGCCTCGCCGTTGCTCCGAGCCCAGCAGACTGCCGCGCCGATGGCGCGCGCCTTCGGCCTGGAGGTGGGGGTCGACGCCCGACTGCTCGAGGCCGGCAACATCCTTCAGGGGCGTCGACTCTCCGCGGGCGGCCCGACGGCTCTGCTCGCGCCCGATGTGCTGCGCCACCTCTACAACCCGTTCACCCCCTCCTGGGGGGAGCCGTTCACGCAGCAGCGCGACCGGATGATCGCCGCCGTGGCAAGCGCCCGTACCGCCGTGGACGCCGCCGGTGGGGGAGAGGCGGTGCTGGTCTCCCACCAGAGCCCGATCTGGGCGTTGCGCCGCGCGCTCCAGGGGCAGCCGCTGTGGCACGACCCCCGCACCCGGGAGTGCTCGCTGGCCTCGGTCACCACGCTGACGTTCGACGGTGCCACCCTGCTCACGCACGACTACGCCGAGCCGGCCGCCGCGTTGCTCCCGGAGAAGCCGGGGGTCGCCGGTGCCTGA
- a CDS encoding MarR family winged helix-turn-helix transcriptional regulator translates to MEAERGRSSEIRWLDPDEQRDWRAAVVGMTHLLAVLSRDLELTDGLSLPEYEILVRLSESADWTLRMSELAASLAHTRSRVTHTVSRLETRGLVRRQAARHDGRGVEAVLTERGYATLDVAAPHHLDSVRHHLVDVLTREQLAALGGAMRDVLAAAGSRAVTADPRTGRPVPAAQA, encoded by the coding sequence ATGGAAGCGGAACGGGGGCGTTCGAGCGAGATCCGCTGGCTCGATCCCGATGAACAACGAGACTGGCGTGCCGCCGTGGTCGGCATGACGCACCTGCTCGCCGTCCTGAGCAGGGACCTGGAACTCACCGATGGCTTGTCCCTGCCGGAGTACGAGATCCTCGTGCGGCTCTCGGAGTCTGCGGACTGGACCCTGCGGATGTCCGAGCTCGCGGCGAGCCTCGCCCACACCCGAAGCCGTGTCACCCATACCGTCTCCCGACTGGAGACGCGTGGCCTCGTGCGCCGGCAGGCTGCGCGCCACGACGGCCGCGGCGTCGAGGCCGTCCTGACTGAGCGGGGTTACGCGACCCTCGACGTCGCGGCGCCCCATCACCTGGATTCGGTGCGCCATCACCTCGTGGACGTCCTCACGCGCGAGCAACTCGCGGCGCTCGGCGGCGCGATGCGCGACGTGCTCGCGGCGGCGGGCTCCCGAGCGGTGACCGCCGATCCCCGCACCGGGCGTCCGGTGCCTGCCGCGCAGGCCTGA
- a CDS encoding YceI family protein, whose product MSIPAATYAIDASHSEVAFTIRHAGIAKVRGRFTQFAGEIVVAENLADSTANATIQAASVDTGNAQRDGHLKTSDFFNTETLPEWTFASTGATGSGEEFTLAGDLTVNGITKPVELDVEFNGANKDAYGAERIGFSATTEISRADYNVTWNAPLEGGGVLLGDKVKIFIEISAVKQA is encoded by the coding sequence ATGAGCATCCCCGCCGCCACCTACGCCATCGACGCCTCGCACAGCGAGGTCGCGTTCACCATTCGTCACGCCGGCATCGCCAAGGTCCGCGGGCGCTTCACCCAGTTCGCCGGCGAGATCGTGGTCGCCGAGAACCTCGCCGACTCCACCGCCAACGCCACCATCCAGGCCGCCAGTGTGGACACCGGCAACGCCCAGCGCGACGGCCACCTGAAGACCTCGGACTTCTTCAACACCGAGACGCTGCCGGAATGGACCTTCGCCAGCACTGGCGCAACCGGCAGCGGCGAGGAGTTCACCCTGGCCGGGGACCTCACGGTCAACGGCATCACCAAGCCTGTCGAACTGGATGTGGAGTTCAACGGCGCCAACAAGGACGCCTACGGCGCCGAGCGCATCGGGTTCTCCGCCACCACCGAGATCTCCCGGGCGGACTACAACGTCACCTGGAATGCCCCCCTGGAGGGCGGCGGCGTGCTGCTGGGCGACAAGGTGAAGATCTTCATCGAGATCTCCGCGGTCAAGCAGGCCTGA
- a CDS encoding glutaredoxin family protein produces the protein MNEQAAPGGIDVRVLLLQRRGCHLCQEAAPDVARVAAAVGVRWAAVDVDDNPVLREAFGDAVPVVLVDGREIARYRVVPQRLREALEG, from the coding sequence GTGAACGAGCAGGCCGCGCCCGGCGGGATCGACGTGCGAGTACTCCTCCTGCAGCGACGCGGATGCCACCTGTGCCAGGAGGCGGCGCCCGACGTGGCGCGGGTGGCTGCCGCGGTCGGTGTGCGGTGGGCCGCGGTGGACGTCGACGACAATCCGGTGCTGCGTGAGGCCTTCGGTGACGCGGTTCCTGTGGTGCTGGTGGACGGTCGAGAGATCGCTCGCTACCGGGTGGTCCCGCAGCGGCTGCGCGAGGCCCTCGAGGGCTGA
- a CDS encoding HAD family hydrolase, with protein MTDADGRRADPPQRATAAAFFDVDNTLLRGVSTFYLAREMHEVGFFDRKDLAAISREALRYALRGERNSRLAGIQERALGMVAGHTRAELAAVCESAYDHALAHRIFPGARAIVESHLASGNEVWLVTASPIEVGSLLAKRLGATGALGTVAQVEGDRYTGRLEGSLMHGETKARAIRDLADRRGLDLATSSAYGDSANDLPMLRTVGHPVAVNPDRRLRRVAQHEGWPIRRYTHESKSSTALRISVLAAIAATGIVLHRATRRPGGA; from the coding sequence ATGACCGACGCCGACGGCCGCCGAGCCGACCCCCCGCAGCGCGCCACCGCGGCGGCGTTCTTCGACGTCGACAACACCCTGCTGCGCGGGGTGAGCACCTTCTACCTCGCCCGAGAGATGCACGAGGTCGGCTTCTTCGACCGCAAGGACCTGGCCGCGATCAGTCGCGAGGCCCTGCGCTACGCCCTGCGCGGCGAGCGCAACTCTCGCCTCGCGGGCATCCAGGAGCGGGCGCTCGGCATGGTGGCCGGGCACACCCGCGCTGAGCTCGCCGCCGTCTGCGAGAGCGCCTACGACCACGCCCTGGCGCACCGGATCTTCCCGGGGGCGCGCGCCATCGTCGAGTCACACCTGGCGTCCGGCAACGAGGTGTGGCTCGTCACCGCGAGCCCGATCGAGGTGGGCTCACTCCTGGCGAAGCGACTGGGTGCGACCGGCGCACTGGGGACGGTGGCCCAGGTCGAGGGCGACCGGTACACCGGGCGCCTGGAGGGGAGCCTCATGCACGGCGAGACCAAGGCCCGAGCCATCCGGGACCTGGCCGATCGGCGTGGCCTGGACCTGGCGACATCCAGCGCCTACGGCGACTCCGCGAACGACCTGCCCATGCTGCGCACGGTCGGGCACCCGGTGGCGGTCAACCCGGATCGGCGGCTGCGACGCGTGGCACAACACGAGGGCTGGCCGATCCGGCGCTACACCCACGAGTCGAAGTCCTCCACGGCGCTGCGGATCTCCGTCCTGGCGGCGATCGCCGCCACGGGCATCGTGCTCCACCGCGCAACACGGCGCCCCGGCGGGGCGTG